A genomic window from Lutra lutra chromosome 17, mLutLut1.2, whole genome shotgun sequence includes:
- the FCAR gene encoding immunoglobulin alpha Fc receptor isoform X2 has protein sequence MDPRDTILLCFVLCQSQKIWAQEGDFPIPVISATPGSMIPWNESVKILCWGTPESYLYQLEILRNFTFEVVEKKLGFQNDAEFLIKHMNPNTAGRYQCQYRKQDHWSEHSKALELMVTGFYNKPFLAADQGTVVMLGKNISLRCSSAHIPFDRFSLTKEGGAALGDRTKLGNTKATSQNQTGGHQGDFILGPVNQSFSGNYRCYGWYSRSPYVWSAPSDALRLEVTDIMKQDYTMGNLIRMSVAVLVLVALLVILVENWHSHQTLNQEDRADFPELSWSKLKDMWTFEQTPDSHKVDTNH, from the exons ATGGATCCCAGAGACACCATCCTTCTCTGTTTTG TGCTCTGTCAGAGCCAGAAGATTTGGGCACAGGAAG GGGATTTTCCTATTCCTGTCATATCTGCCACACCTGGTTCTATGATTCCCTGGAATGAGTCTGTGAAGATCCTGTGTTGGGGGACTCCTGAGTCTTACTTGTACCAACTGGAAATCCTGAGAAACTTCACTTTCGAGGTGGTGGAGAAGAAACTGGGATTTCAGAATGATGCTGAATTCCTCATTAAACACATGAATCCAAACACTGCTGGGCGTTATCAGTGCCAGTATAGGAAACAGGACCACTGGTCAGAGCACAGTAAAGCCTTGGAGCTGATGGTGACAG GCTTCTACAACAAACCCTTCCTTGCTGCTGACCAGGGTACTGTGGTGATGCTAGGGAAGAATATCTCCCTGCGGTGCAGTTCAGCACACATCCCATTTGATAGATTTTCACTGACCAAGGAAGGAGGAGCTGCCCTGGGGGACAGAACCAAACTGGGGAACACCAAGGCGACTTCACAGAACCAAACTGGGGGACACCAAGGCGACTTCATTCTAGGTCCTGTGAACCAAAGCTTCTCAGGGAACTACAGGTGCTATGGTTGGTACAGTAGAAGCCCTTATGTGTGGTCAGCCCCCAGTGATGCCCTGAGGCTTGAGGTCACAG ATATAATGAAACAAGATTACACAATGGGAAATTTGATCCGAATGAGTGTGGCAGTGCTGGTCCTTGTGGCTCTCTTGGTCATACTGGTTGAAAATTGGCACAGCCATCAGACTCTAAACCAGGAAGACAGAGCAGATTTTCCTGAGCTGAGCTGGAGTAAACTGAAAGACATGTGGACCTTTGAACAAACCCCTGACAGCCACAAGGTAGACACAAATCACTGA
- the NCR1 gene encoding natural cytotoxicity triggering receptor 1, producing the protein MTSTLTALLYLGLFLSQTVRTEKQNLSKPIIWAKPDFMIPKGKQALIFCQGTPEAVKYQLYFEGHLFLQQSPKQLGRRNIAMFHIPAMTPLTAGQYKCIYRSKKLWSNPSDPLDLVVTELYDTPTLSVHPGPEVTSGENVSFYCQLSTATNKFFLLKEGQSPHLQHRYGNTQVEFPIGPVTTAHRGTYRCFGSYNNHAWSFPSEPVKLQVAEDFGDMSLAPTEHTSFSDYWDLDLVTTEAEFQQDLASWDHTAQNLLRIILAFLVLVALMCLLAEDWLWRKRAQEKANGASSQEHRRRFRDA; encoded by the exons ATGACCTCTACACTCACTGCCCTGCTCTACCTCG GGCTGTTCCTGAGCCAGACCGTCAGGACCGAGAAGC AGAATCTTTCAAAACCCATCATCTGGGCCAAGCCAGATTTCATGATTCCGAAGGGAAAGCAGGCACTTATCTTCTGCCAGGGGACTCCTGAGGCTGTGAAGTACCAGCTGTATTTCGAGGGACACCTCTTTCTTCAGCAGAGCCCAAAGCAACTTGGAAGGAGGAACATAGCCATGTTCCACATCCCAGCCATGACCCCACTCACTGCAGGGCAATACAAGTGCATTTACCGAAGCAAGAAGCTCTGGTCAAACCCGAGTGACCCTCTGGATCTGGTGGTCACAG AATTGTATGACACGCCCACCCTCTCTGTCCATCCTGGGCCTGAGGTGACCTCAGGAGAGAACGTGAGCTTCTACTGTCAGCTGAGCACTGCAACAAACAAGTTCTTTCTGCTCAAGGAGGGACAATCCCCTCACCTTCAGCACAGATACGGGAACACCCAGGTGGAGTTCCCCATAGGTCCTGTGACCACAGCCCACAGAGGGACGTACAGATGTTTTGGCTCTTATAACAACCATGCATGGTCCTTTCCCAGTGAGCCTGTGAAGCTCCAGGTCGCAG AAGATTTTGGGGACATGAGCCTTGCACCCACAGAGCACACCTCTTTTTCTG ACTATTGGGATCTTGACTTGGTAACCACAGAGGCAGAATTCCAGCAAG ACCTTGCCTCCTGGGATCACACTGCCCAGAATCTCCTTCGGATCATTCTGGCTTTCCTGGTCCTGGTGGCACTCATGTGCCTCCTGGCTGAAGACTGGCTTTGGAGGAAGAGGGCACAAGAGAAAGCCAACGGGGCTTCAAGTCAGGAACACAGGAGAAGGTTCAGAGACGCCTGA
- the LOC125088846 gene encoding NADH dehydrogenase [ubiquinone] 1 alpha subcomplex subunit 8: MPGIVELPTLEDLKVQEVKVSSSVLKAAAHHYGVQCDKPNKEFMLCRWEEKDPRRCLEEGKLVNKCALDFFRQIKLHCAEPFTDYWTCIDYSGLQLFRRCRKQQAKFDECVLDKLGWVRPDLGELSKVTKVKTDRPLPENPYHSRARPEPNPETEGELKPAEHGSRVFFWTM; this comes from the coding sequence ATGCCGGGGATAGTGGAGCTGCCTACTCTGGAGGATCTGAAAGTGCAGGAGGTGAAAGTCAGTTCTTCAGTGCTCAAAGCTGCCGCCCATCACTATGGAGTTCAGTGTGATAAGCCCAACAAGGAGTTCATGCTCTGCCGCTGGGAAGAAAAAGACCCCAGGCGGTGTTTAGAGGAAGGCAAGCTCGTCAACAAGTGTGCTCTGGACTTCTTCAGGCAGATAAAGCTTCACTGTGCGGAGCCTTTTACAGACTATTGGACCTGCATCGACTATTCCGGCCTGCAGCTATTTCGTCGCTGCCGCAAACAGCAGGCCAAGTTTGACGAGTGTGTGCTGGACAAGCTGGGATGGGTGCGACCTGACCTGGGAGAGCTGTCCAAGGTCACCAAAGTGAAAACAGATCGACCTTTACCGGAGAATCCCTATCACTCAAGAGCAAGACCAGAGCCCAATCCTGAGACCGAAGGGGAGCTGAAGCCTGCCGAACATGGCAGCCGCGTTTTTTTCTGGACCATGTAA
- the LOC125088582 gene encoding LOW QUALITY PROTEIN: NACHT, LRR and PYD domains-containing protein 7-like (The sequence of the model RefSeq protein was modified relative to this genomic sequence to represent the inferred CDS: inserted 1 base in 1 codon; deleted 2 bases in 1 codon): MGSDYFMCLGIFAVAPPLCPSHITTGEEERDRKAGEESSIQNTFGPGEGDEFHYNITQRSQKFLSFLNLQTPIQLMPHTVVLHGPAGVGKTTLAKKCMLDWTQDSLAQTRPVAFRLSGKVLSRKGTCSFAELLAESAPDLQRALPQVLAQAHKLLLVIDAFEELRVPWGTGALEHDLRGDWRTPRPAPVLLGSLLKRKLFPTTTLLVTTWPEALRELRLLVQQPLLVEMEGLSERDRRAYFLRHLGEEAQALRAFQLMRSNAALFRMGAAPAVCWMACTCLRLQMAEGADPRPTCQTATSLLLHFLCSRFAPARGQGPGLHLAAALQVLCLLAAEDTWAQTLPFDGHDLRWLRVHESDLRPFLDRGILQKDGDIGGCYRFVHLSIQHFLAPVFCILGNESRQDAGSPVWHAGGVQRLLSKEEVFKNPYLAPVGRFLFCLANEKRAGELGTTFGCPVSTEVKRELLECIVGPPEHRPFSSVTDMKETLYCLYESQEEQLVKEAMAQVTEVSLHLEETSDLVHASFCLKHCDRLQKMWLRVAKGTFLENDTAWGSEAQADGSQHDHVSLHLWVHLCSVFSSNKNLHFLDVXPSFLRHSSVRILCEQITCVTCHLQKVMCVACNCKQVVWVNP; this comes from the exons ATGGGCAGTGACTACTTCATGTGTCTGGGTATCTTTgcgg TGGCACCCCCACTTTGTCCATCCCATATCACTACTGGTGAAGAGGAGCGAGATAGAAAGGCAGGGGAGGAATCTTCTATCCAGAATACCTTTGGGCCAGGAGAGGGGGATGAGTTTCACTACAACATCACCCAGAGAAGCCAG AAGTTCTTATCTTTTTTGAATCTCCAAACACCCATACAGCTAATGCCACACACGGTGGTGCTGCACGGTCCGGCGGGCGTGGGGAAGACCACTCTGGCCAAGAAGTGCATGCTGGACTGGACGCAGGACAGCCTAGCGCAGACCCGCCCCGTTGCCTTCCGTCTCAGCGGCAAGGTGCTCAGCCGCAAGGGGACTTGCTCCTTCGCAGAGCTGCTGGCCGAGAGCGCCCCAGACCTGCAGCGCGCCCTTCCGCAGGTCCTGGCCCAGGCGCACAAGCTCCTGCTGGTCATTGATGCTTTCGAGGAGCTGCGCGTACCCTGGGGCACGGGCGCGCTGGAGCACGACCTGAGGGGTGACTGGAGGACACCGAGGCCTGCGCCGGTCCTCCTGGGCAGCCTGCTGAAGAGAAAGCTCTTCCCCACGACCACCCTGCTGGTCACCACGTGGCCCGAGGCCCTGAGGGAACTGCGGCTCCTGGTGCAGCAGCCGCTCTTGGTGGAGATGGAGGGGCTCTCCGAGCGCGACAGGAGGGCGTATTTCCTGCGACACTTGGGAGAGGAGGCTCAGGCGCTGCGCGCTTTCCAGCTGATGAGAAGCAACGCGGCGCTGTTCCGCATGGGCGCGGCGCCCGCGGTGTGCTGGATGGCGTGCACCTGCCTGAGGCTGCAGATGGCCGAGGGCGCGGACCCCCGGCCCACCTGCCAGACCGCCACGTCCCTGCTGCTGCACTTCCTCTGCAGCCGGTTTGCGCCTGCGCGGGGCCAAGGCCCGGGTCTGCACCTCGCGGCTGCCCTGCAAGTCCTGTGCCTGCTGGCCGCTGAGGACACATGGGCGCAGACCTTGCCGTTCGATGGACATGACCTGCGCTGGTTGCGCGTGCACGAGTCTGACCTGCGCCCTTTCCTGGACCGGGGCATCCTCCAGAAGGACGGAGACATTGGGGGCTGCTACCGCTTCGTCCACCTGAGCATCCAGCACTTCCTGGCCCCTGTGTTCTGCATCCTGGGGAACGAGAGCCGCCAAGACGCGGGGAGCCCCGTCTGGCACGCTGGGGGTGTGCAGAGGCTGCTCTCCAAGGAAGAAGTCTTCAAGAACCCCTACCTGGCCCCTGTGGGGCGCTTCCTGTTCTGCCTCGCCAATGAAAAGAGGGCCGGGGAGCTGGGGACAACCTTTGGCTGCCCGGTGTCTACGGAGGTCAAGCGGGAGCTACTGGAATGCATAGTGGGGCCCCCTGAACACAGACCCTTCTCCTCGGTGACAGACATGAAGGAGACCTTGTATTGTCTCTACGAATCCCAGGAGGAGCAGCTTGTGAAGGAGGCCATGGCCCAGGTCACAGAAGTGTCCCTGCATTTGGAAGAAACCTCGGACCTGGTGCACGCATCGTTCTGCCTCAAGCATTGTGACCGCTTGCAGAAAATGTGGCTGCGGGTGGCAAAGGGGACGTTCCTGGAGAACGATACCGCATGGGGATCAGAGGCTCAGGCTGATGG CTCACAGCACGACcatgtctctctccatctctgggtCCATCTCTGCTCCGTGTTCAGTTCAAACAAGAACCTGCATTTCTTGGATG AGCCAAGCTTCCTACGTCACTCCTCAGTGAGGATTCTTTGTGAGCAAATCACCTGTGTCACCTGTCATCTCCAGAAAGTGAT GTGCGTGGCCTGTAATTGCAAACAGGTGGTCTGGGTCAATCCGTGA